DNA sequence from the Leptospira limi genome:
TTCCAGTTTTGGCAGTTTTTGAAACTCGTTGTTGTTGTTTTTCTAAACTGTCCAAATCGGCAAGGATGAGTTCGTAATTGATGACAGTAATGTCTTCGATAGGATCAACTTTCCCATGAACATGTGTTATATTTTCATCTTGGAAGGCTCTCACAACATGGCAAATCGCATCAACTTCCCGGATGTGGGATAAAAATTGGTTTCCAAGCCCTTCTCCTTGGCTTGCCCCTTTTACAAGGCCTGCAATGTCCACAAACTCAATCATTGTGGGAACAGTACGTTTTGGTTTGTAGATCTCAGCCAGGCGGTTTAACCTTTCGTCAGGAACTTCCACAACACCAGTATTTGGTTCGATGGTACAAAAAGGATAATTCGCAGCCTGAGCGCCTGCCTTCGTGAGTGCGTTAAAAATAGTCGACTTACCGACGTTCGGGAGACCTACAATGCCACAATTCAAAGCCATAAGGATAGGTTTTTTGAACCAAGCCTAAGGGACAAGGAAAAATGTTGTCTTAGTTTTGAAATCCTGTCTCTAAATAAATAGAAGTGAGATAATACACCGAAATACTGATGACAATGAGATAAAAACCCAAATAATATTTTCCAATCCGTTTCCAAGGAAATCTGTCATCCAATTGCAAAGTACTGACAATCCAATCGGGACTTGGATTTAAGGGTAACTCAACTTCTTTCCCTGACTTTCTCCAAACATGTTTTTTTTCATCAAACTTCAATTGATAAAAAGGAGAATCCAAACCCAACTCAGAAACAGACAATAATATACTAGGAATTTCAAAGTATTTAAACCGAATAAGTCCAGAAAATCCAGTAAAAATAGCCAAATAATTAATTACTACAATCAAGGGACTTGCCGTATAACGTGAGCTAAACAATAAATACAAATAGATGGCTAAAAAACTAATCGAGATCAATTTGGAAACTGATGTAAGATTTTTATAAAGTTTTTGTTCTTTTAGAAACAAAATAAATGGTTCACGATTCATAGCGAATTTGACTTGTCATTGGAATTTGAGATTTAGATATTGATGGCATTCTTCCCATCCAATCAGAAGGAACACCTGTCTCTACCATATGATTTTGGCCCTGTAAGTCAGTAAAGGAAAATCGAAACGAATGGAGATACATTCGTTTTTCTCCTTTTTCTTTTTTCCCATACAAAGTATCTCCTAGGACAGGAAAACCCAAAGAAGAAAGCATAACACGAATTTGGTGCCTTCTTCCTGTTAAAATTTTTGCAAGCCCAAAAGATATATTCTTTTTTTCATCAGATTCGAGGATGGTAAACTCCGTGATTGCTTTTTTACCTCCACTCCTTACGATACTTACTTGTTTATTCCCATCTTTTATAAAACATTCCATTCGGTATTCTTTCCAATTTGGAATCCCATCACATAAAAAAATATAGGTTTTCTCTGCATTTTTTAATAACTGGTCTAGTTCCAGGTTTTTGTCTTTATTTTTTCCGAGTAAGACAATTCCACTCGTACCAAGATCCAATCGATTGACAGTCCTTAGTTCAGGAATTTGTAAATGATTTGCAAGTAAACGAGTAAAGTCCAGACGATTTGGGTCTTTTGTTTCATGGACAGGAATTCCTTCTGGTTTTTCTGCGAGTAAAAAATCCTCACATTCAAATAAGATACGGGTGGTATACTGATTTCCTAATGGAATGAGGTTAGGCGGAGAATTCAATCCAAAGACCACCTAAACTTCGTATATTGATGACACCAGTATCAAATAATAAGTATTGACCTTTGATTCCAACAAGGGTTCCTTCAACTGGTGTTTCTTTTGTGAGTTTTAGAGATTTAATTTTAGAAGGATAAGATAAAATCGGATACTCGATTTCCATCATTTCTTCTGTAAGGATAGGTTTCCAGATTAACTTTTGTTTGGTTTCGATAGGAGAAAAAAATTCATTTTTTTCTAAATGGTTTAAAAATTTGACAGCTTCTTTTTTGAGATCAATGATTCCAGGGTCTCCTGCTACCATTTTTTGCCAGGATGTTTTATCTGGTAAAAATTGACTGAGAAAATGTTCTAAAATACCTGCGTCCCTTCTGGAACTCACTTCCAAAATTGGGATTCCAAACTTTGCACCTTGGTCCACCCATCGGTTTGTGACAGGATTTTCTTTTGTGATTCCAACTTTCATGCCACTGGAATTGGCAAAGTATACAATGTGTTTTTTAAAACAATGAGTACTCCCCCATTCAGGATCACGACAAGTTCCTTTGTGATGGTGGCATGTTTCTGGGCGCATGATACAAAGATCATTTTCTGCTAATTTTGAAAAACAAACAAAACAATAACCTTGGTTAAATGACTTTTTTGTTTTTTTTCCGCAGTGCATACATCGAATTTCATCATTTGTGGTGAGTGAAATTTTTTTGCCTAGAAAGGATTCGATTGGTACATCTGAAGTTAGTTCTTTACCTTCAATTGTTTTTGTTTTTTTGTCCTCAGTATAATTTGCATATTCCCAAAAATAGGAAACAGGTTTTGTCCCTTTATGGGACATCTTTCGAACATAACCTTGGAAACTTGGCATGGACTAAAAGGTAAATTCCTTCACTTCTTCTGGAAAAAATTCATCGTTCACTTTCACAAAATAAAGTTGGGCCAATGAAGGTGATTCTTCTATTTTTTTCCATACAAAGATCACTATCATTTTTTGGTACAGATAATGTGAGATCTGTCCTTTGGGTGAATAAAAAAGAGATAACTGGTTTTCACCTTCACCAAGGTAAATCACAGTCCCATTTAAATTTCGTGATTTTTCCTTGGATACTTTGATGTGGATTTTTCCACTTGGATTCAAATCTTCAGGATCCCTTCCTGTTGCAAATTCTGCATCACTCACTTCGGACTCAGTGTGCACTTGGTCGGTAGACCCTGTTACATCCAAAAAATTACATGGAAAGTCACCTGGCATATTCGGAAAATCATTGGAACAGGTTTGGTGAGTGGCTTCTTTTTCATCAAATTTAGTATGAGTTGCCATTACAGTGGATCGTATGGTTGCATAGGCGACAGACTTTAATACTTTTGCGGTTTTTTGTTTGGGTATTTGTTTGATTTTGGTTTCCGATGCGTAAGTAACACCTAACAAAACAGTAATGGATAATAAAAAAGTAAATTTAAACTTCATTTTGGATCCTTAGTAGATTAAATAGGGTTCAATTTTTTTTCGTTCTTTTTCTTCATCACTAAGATACGTATTATGAAACTCAATATAGGTTTTTCCATCGTTGATGGCAGAACGAAAATGATCATTCCCCCATAATTGGTCAACCCAGTGGTTTGTTGAACCTTTACTCCATTTAAAATCGTTTGGATACGTTTCTTTCATAAGCCGAATGAGTTCATATGCAAGTAACATAGGATCATAATCGGGTCTAACTAAATTCATCCGTAAACCAGAACAAATTTTTCCTTTATGGGGACCAAAGGTAGGTTTAAAATACACAGTTGAAAAATAATACGATTTGTTGCCGATGGCACTGAGTTTTGAAGCAAGTTCTTCAGGATTTGTCATCCATGGTGCACCAAAATAAACAAAAGGAGCTTGGGTTCCTCGTCCGACTGATACATTCACACCTTCGAGTAACACAAGGGATAAATAATTCCTTGCAGAATCCACCATTGGTAAGTTAGGTGAAGGTGTTGTCCAAGGGATTCCGGTATCTTCAAAGTACATCCCACGTTTATAACCTTCCACTGGAATCACATCCAAATCCACAGATTCTTTTAAGTATTCTTTATTATAAAATAGTGCAGCTTCTCCTGTTGTCATCCCCGTAATGAGTAAGGAAGGAAATTCTCCTGCAAAGTTTAGGTGTTTAGGACTCATCTTTTCTCCCATGGGTGGGAGGTGCATCGCCACATGGATATGATCAAGAACGATGAGTTTGGTTTTTGTATTTTTTAATGCATCCATCAAACGTTTGAGTACGCTTAAATAAGTGTAACAACGCATTCCCACATCTTGTACATCAAATAAAACAAAATCCACTTCCTTCACTAAGTCTCTTAGTTCGGAATCTTTGATTCGATAAATATGATAAAGTGGACGATTAAAAGTTGAGTCCATAGTAACAGGAGTTTGGCTAAACTCTTCTTCTAAACCAAGAAATCCATGTTCCAAACCAATCAAATGTTCTAATGTTATTTTATGTTTTTCGAGAGATGAGATGATCTTTTTTGGATTTGTTCCAATTCCAGAAGGGTTTGTCGCAAGCATCAATTTTTTTCCCGCCATGGTAGGAAGGATTTTTTCGTAAAAAATGTCCTGGGACAATCGAACTTTGGAATCAGCAGGGTGGACACGAAACTGCGGAACCGTGTTCCCATGGCAAGCAAGGACAAGAAACGAGAGAGAAAACCTAAAAAAGTAATTGGTCATGTAAGTATATGTTTCTATAATATAGCAAATCTTCAAGGAGAAATGTCCTTCATGCTTCATCGACTTCGAATTGCTCCCTATACTGGGATTCTAGTCCTCACCATCTTGGCATGTGCTGGGTCCAATTCCGCGCAAAAAAACCCGTCTTTACCTGACAATGTGGTCACTGCTATGGGAGAGGCTCCCATTTACCAAGGAGACTTGGCCCTAGCTCGTAACAAGGCACTCAAAGATGCAAAACTCAATGCCATCCGTAAACTAGTGGGCGAACAAATCACAGAAAAGTCGGGAGTCTCTGATGGGCAATCCCTAGGATCCAAACTCTACGGGAAAACCGATAGTTTTGTCAAAAAATACGACATCATCAGTGAAGAACAATGGAAATTGGATACCCAAGACATGATCCGTCTCAATGTCCGTTGTGAAGTAGAAGCAACAAAACTTTCTACAGCTGTGGATGCTCTCCTCGATGATGTAGGGAACCCAAGGATCGCTGTCCTTGTCCAAACCGTTGTGAATGGAAAATCCTTTCCCATTGGATCAGCAACTAACATTGCAGAGGCGGAACTCATTGAAAAACTCCGTACCAAAGGGAATAAAGTTGTCGATAGTTCCCAACTCACTGCCCTTCTCAAAAAAAATCCAAGTCTTGCAAAACTTGACCTTACCTCTGTAGAAGAAGGTAGCCCCCTTCTCACACTGGCACAAGATTCAGGTGCGGAAGTTTTGATTGTAGCAAAAGTTACAACCACTGACCAAAAACCTGTAGTTTTACCTGGCGGTAAAAAAACTGATTTTTTAAGTTCAGCGGCAACAGGCCCTTACCGTATCATCCAATTATGGGGTGATGGAAAAATTTTTGGATCAGGGAGTTTGGAAGGCCGAGGTGCTGACATCACCCAAGAAGTTTCCAGAGAACAAGCTGTGAAAGACTGGGCAAACCTTGTTTCTGTAAAAGTGGGAAAACAAATCAAAGACGAATGGTTTAAACTCACAGAACAAAACACTGTGATCTTAAAGTTCAAAGGACTTGCTTTGGAAGATGCAATCAATTTCAAAAACGATTTGATGGAATACACATCGGTGAAACAAATCAATGATCGTAAAACAGAAATGAATGGATCTGAATGGGAACTTACTTATCCAGGAAAGGAATCAATGTTTGCAGAAGAGCTCATGTATAAAAAGGATTCTAGTTTCCGTTTTTTGAGTAGCAAAACTCTCAACATCAACAGTTCCAAACGTGGAGTTGTGGAAATCGAATTCAAAAATAAATAAATTTTCTTTTATCAGATTTTCCTGCAGAGAATCGAATGTTTTTCTCTGCAGCTTATCCCACCTTCTCACCCATTTCCAATCTCAAATCCAATCAACTAGGATCCAAACTCACAAGTATAGATTTCGATTTGGTTCATTCCGCGGGAGCTTGGTTTTCTTTTGGTTCACTCACTAGAGGTAATTTGGTTTGGTTCACATCCAGTAGTGGACCCAATTCGAAAATATTTGAATAACCATACGCTTTTAGAGAATTGTAAGTCGATAAATTTAAGGAAGCCGCTGGGCTTTTGGCTGCAAACGCTTGTTCGTTGCCTTCAAAATTATTATTACAATAAATGAGAATTTTGGATTTTGGTTCTGGGATCACTGTAGCCAAACTGTCTTTGGTAAATTCGGTAAAAGGTAAATTCACTGCACCTTTGATATGCAATAAACGAAACCGATTTTCGCTCCTTGCATCAAGGACAACAACACCATCTTCTGACATCATCTTTAAAAACTGATCCTCCGTTAGGCGGTGGTTTTCGCGTTCTGACTCAGATCGATTGACAATTTTTTTGAATTCACCATAGTCGATAAGCCGATTTGGAATGGGTTTTCCTTTTGGTTGTTTTTTTTGTTTTTCAACGGGTTTTGCCACTAGTGAAACTGTGATCAGTAGGAGAGAAACAATGATGGTTCGATTCATAACTTTACCCATTTCCAAAATCGCTAAAAGTATAACTTCTATTTCTATCAGAACTCAAACCTTTTTTCGACTTGCCAGGGGAATTTAAAGAAATTGAGTGAAAGGTATGAGTACTTTACGCGCTGTTATCAAAACCAATAAAGGTGAAATCCGAATCGATCTTACTCCTGACAAAACACCGAATACGGTTGCCAACTTTGTGAATTTGGCACAAAGGAAATTCTACGATGGATTAAAATTCCACCGAGTCATTGCTGATTTTATGATCCAAGGTGGTTGTCCACAGGGAACTGGAACGGGTGGACCCGGGTATAAATTCCGCGATGAATTTGATTCCAGTTTAAAACACAACAAGCCAGGTATCCTTTCTATGGCAAATGCAGGCCCTGGAACCAATGGAAGTCAATTTTTTATCACACATGTTCCCACACCTTGGCTTGATGGAAAACATTCAGTGTTTGGTTCCGTGGTTGATGCCTCTGACCAAGAAGTTGTGAATTCCATCCAACAAGGGGATAAAATTGAATCCATTACGATTGAAGGAGATGCCTCTTCTGTATTGGAAGTGGCAAAACCATATTTGGATGAGTGGAACCAAATCTTAGATTCTAAAAAATAAAGGTTGTTTTCGTTTCTAATTTCTTTTTAGTCTAAAGATTATGAAAGAGAAACGGAAACCAAACCCTATCGTCCCAATCAAATTGGCTTCTCGTACAATTTTTAACCTGAAGCCAACGAAAATCAAACCATCGAAAAAAATTTATTCCCGAAAAGGTAAAAATGACCTTTCGGGAATTCTTTTTTTTAAACCATTCTTTTTCTAACCAAGTTACATTCGTTCCATTTCACTCCAAGAATCCAAATCCAATTCGTCTTCTTTTCCTAAATCAACAAACATCAATCGTTCTAATTCTGAATTCCTTTGTTTGGCAAGGCTAATGTACTGGACTCGGTCTTTGCGTAAGTCAAATAGTTCATGGAAGGTTTCATCATCATGTGCTAAGAATAAATTTTTAGCACGTTCCGCTGCATAGGATCTCGTTCCCAGTAATTTTAAAACATCTCCTCCCAGTTTCACAGCGGTTTCTCTGGTTTCGCGGTAAATGAAGGAAAGTCCCATTTCTTTTAAGTCATATGCTTCTTCTCGATCGCCGGCTCTGGCAACAATTTGTAAATTTGGATAATGGTGTTTTACATTACGAATGAGTTCGTGTTGTTTTTCAGGATGGTCAAGGGCAGCAATTAAAACTTTTGCATGTTCTAAACCAGCACTCTCCAATAGTTCAATGCGTGTTGCATCTCCAAAAAAAACCTTAAATCCAAATCGTCCAAGCATCTCCACTCGATCCGCATCATAATCTAAAATTGTAATTCCAATCCCATTTGATCGTAAAAATCTACCAACCATATTTCCAAAACGACCAAATCCACATATGATGACTGGATTTTCTTCTTTTTCTAAGGTTTGGTTTGTTTGTTTCTTTGGTGCCTTCGATTGTAAGGCTTCAAAAATTGTTTTCTCATATAACAATAATAATATGGGTGTAAATGCCATACTGAGAGCCACACAAGCAACAAGGATGACAATTGTGTCCTTATCAAAAATTCCCAATCCTTCGGAATAACCAAATAAAACGAATGAAAATTCTCCTACTTGTGATAATGCCAAAGCCATGTATAAATTTTGGTCCAAGGGAAGTTTAAACAAAAAACCAAGTAGGAGTAAGACGAGAGCTTTTAGAAAGATAATACCAACAACAATGCCAACAATTTTCATCGGGTGTTGGAAAACGACAGGGAGTTCCATGGAAGCACCCACACTTAAAAAAAACAAACCAAGTAACAAACCTTTAAAAGGTTCTATATTACTTTCTAATTCATGACGAAATTCGCTACTCGCAAGCACAACTCCCGCAAGGAATGTTCCAAGTGCTGCAGAAACCCCCACAGAAGTCATGAGGACTGAGATGGCAATCACAAGTAACAAACTTGCACCTGTAAAAATCTCACGGCTTCCAGACTTGGCGATCAATCGGAAAATAGGACTTAAGATATACCTACCGATTAAGATAATCCCAATTACCACAAAAAGGACAACGAGTGTTTTTTGGTAACCAGGTAAATGGTCTACAAGAGAATGTCCATGGTCGTTTGTGATCACATCTCCTTCACTTAACATTGGGAAGATGGCAAGAATCGGAATCACTGCCATATCTTGGAAAAGAAGGATCGAAAACGAAGCTTGCCCTGAGATGGATTTCATCAATCCTTTCTCTTTTAATGTTTGTAAAACAATCGCTGTAGAAGAGAGAGATAAGATGAATCCGAGCGCAATTGAGGATTTCCAAGAAAATTGAAAACCTATGGAAAATAAAAATACAAAAACAGTAGTCAATACTAACTGAAGACCACCTAAGCCGAGTAACCAGAACTTTAACCTCCATAAAAGGTTTAGTTCCAATTCTAAACCAATTGCAAATAACATCATCACAACACCAAATTCTGCAAAATGCAAAAGGTCTTTTCCTTCCGTTCCCACAAAACCAAAAACAAATGGCCCGATGACAATACCTGCAACCAAATAACCAAGGACTGAACCAAGTCCCAATCGATTGGCAATGGGAACCATAATGATGGCACTTGTAAGATAAATGATTGCTTGAATGAAAAAATTGACCTCACCCATGTTTTGCCTCTAAGAATGAAAGAATGAAATTTCGATAACGAAGGGATTCTTTTTGGAAATCTCCTTCTTTTAATTGGAATGTCCCTTGGACTAAAAAAGGAGGTTGGTAATCCATCTTACAAAGCTCTGCTGTCCTTCGAAAAGGTAAAAGAAAATCCTCAATACGATGTTTATGAAAGCCGTCTTCCTTATATGCCATTTCGGATCCACCTGTGGTAATGGTTTGGATCCATTTTTTACCATTTAATGAATTTCCATTTTTACCATAGGCCCAACCATCTTCCAAAACAAAATCGAACCATTGTTTCATCAGTGGCGGGCAACTGTACCAATAAAAAGGATGTTGGAAGAGGATTACATCATGTTCCAAAAGAATCTTTTGCTCTAACTTGACATCAATCGTAAAATTAGGATAAATTTCATATAAGTCTCGTAAGGTGATATGATCTGAGATGGGTATGGAATCTAATAACATTTGATTTGCTTTCGATTTTTCCAAAAATGGATGGAACAACTGGATCAATATTTTTGGCATTTGGATTAAGTCATCAAATCAGAAGTTTGGTTGCAAACATTAAAAATATGATTTCAATTGACCAATTCCAAAAAAATACTAAATTCGTCTGTAGTGGGAAATTTATTTCTAATTCTCTTTTTTTCTACCTTTGTATCAGAAGACTTAACCTGTATCAGCTCTGGTTTACTTGCGAAAGAAGGGAAACTTCTATTATTACCTGCAATCCTTGTGACTGGACTTGGAATCTTCGTAGGTGATTTACTGCTTTATTTTGTGGGATTCTTTTTTGGATCGTATTTAAAATTATGGAAACCAATGAAGAACTGGGAATCCAAAATTAGTTCCCAAACTCTTTACAAACATTGGCAATCAAAGTTTAGTCTTTCGGTGATGATTTCTCGTTTTTTACCGGGCACTAGGTTACCCCTCTACCTCATGAGTGGGTATTTTAAAATGCCATTTCTCGTTTTTGTATGGAGCAGTTTTTTAGCTGTTTTGATTTGGACCACTCTATTCGTATCCTTGGTATTTTATTATGGAAAGTGGATCAGTGAATATTATTTCAACCAATCCAATTTGTGGACAAGTATTGGAATTGGACTAAGTTTTTACGGGTTCTATCTTCTTTTCCAAACCATTCTCATTCCCGAAAAGAGAAAAAGGGTTACACTGCAATGGACCAAGTTATCCCAAATGGAATTTTGGCCAAGTACAATCTTTTATCTTCCACTCATACCTTATCTCTTCTATTTGTCCATTCGGTATAGAGGAATACGATATCTCACAGCAACAAATCCAGGAATCATCGCCTCAGGGATCGCTGGTGAATCGAAATATGATATCTTAAACCTCATTCCAAACAAATACATAGCCAAATCTTGTTTGGTTTCGTCTGGCACACAAGAACCAGAAACATTGATCAAACAGTGGCTCACCAAAAACAAAATTAAGTTTCCAATCATCGCAAAACCAGACAAAGGTGAAAGAGGCTTTTTGGTACAAAAAATCCATACTATGAGTGAACTCACAAACGTTTTACAAACATATCCTATCGATTGGTTATTACAAGAATGGATAGAAGGACCATTTGAAGTGGGTATCTTTTACTGCAGGTATCCCAATGAATCGCAGGGAGTGATTTTTTCTGTGACTGACAAAGTGTTTCCTGAAATCATCGGAGATGGAATTTCAACCTTAGAATCATTGATTGAAACTCATCCTAGATTCCGTTTCCAAATGGAAACTCATAAAAAACACAATCTTGGAAAATTACAGCAAATCATACCACTTGGAGAAAAACGAAGGATAGGTTCCATAGGAAACCATATCCAAGGTTGTATGTTCCAGGACGGAGGTTATCTCCTCACAAATAAACTAGAAACAGAATTGATCAAAATAGGAGACAATACCAAAGGATTCTATTTCGGAAGGTTTGATATACGGTTCCAAGATGTAAAAAAATTCCAAGAAGGAAATGGATTTAAAATCATCGAACTGAATGGAGTGACAAGTGAATCTACCAATCTATATGATCCCAAGTTTTCGATCAGACAAAGTTATTCCATTTTATGGAAACAATGGAAATTCATCTTTGAAATTGGGTACCAAAACTACCAAAGAGGAATTCATTTATACCCATATGGGAAATTGGTTCAATTGATTCGACAACACAACCAATACCGAAAAAAATTCAGTCGATTGGAAATAAGTCCCTAAGATAAGGAATTTTTTTTCTCTCATAATACACAACATACAGAGACAATAGGAATACCAAAAGGGCCAAAATAAAGAGTAATCCACCATCATTTTGGACAACAATGCCCAAAAACACTAAATGAGATAAAATTGCACCGAACATCAGGTTTGATGCCAATAGAGCACCTAACCAAACCAAACGTGGGAACAATAGGAGGATAATACAAATGGTTTCTAAAATCCCCAAACCAATTCTCCCCCACGGTTCCATCGCAAGAACGGTAAAGATGTATTTAGATTCTTCTGAACCAGTAAATTTAAAGTATAAAGTTTGCCCGATGATCAGAACAATCAATGTTCTAGCGATATAAAAACTATAAGGATGGAATAGGATTAATTTCATATGGAGACCTCTTTGAATACAATTGATTTGATTTCAGAAAACCTTGTCCAAGGGATAAAATGACTCCCTCCCGAAAGAAGATACACTTTCGATTCACCTTTGTATGATTCATGATTTAAATAATTTGTGTGTTCCCAAGGGACAAGCCCATCCGAATCACCGTGTACCATGACAACCGGAAACCGAGATTGTTTCAATTCAAATCCCAAATCGATTAAGTCTTGTTTTAATTGAAACATTTCTTCGTTACTTCGTACCCAAGACTTGGGCAAAATCCATTCAATCATAACACTCTTAGCAATGTGGTTATAAAATCTAAGTTCTTCATATTTGGGATCCATTGGTGCCGAGAGTAAAAAAACCTTTCCATTCTTCTTCAAGTTTTCACTTAGTAAGTGGAAGGACTTCATAGAAACGGGTCCTCCATAGGAATGTCCAACAATGATAATGGAAGTCACTGAAAGTTTTTGGTTCTCTATAAAGGATTGGATCATTTCCGAAATTCCTTTGCCTTGGGCATTCACACTGGGAATAAATTTCTCTTGTTCTGATAAACCAAATCCAAGCCGATCAGGAGACAACATACAAAAATGAGTTTGGAAATCCTTATCTTTTAAATACGGCAAAAAATCGGAACCATTCCCTGGAGACCCATGAACAAAGACCATTAATTTTGACTTCGATCGGCAATCATTCGTTAACGTGAATATGTTTCCTTCTTTCGTTTGAATTGTAAATTTCTCGATCTTCTCCTTTCCTTCTAGATGCGGAACACATTGGAGAAACATTACCTGGATCCAAATTACCATTTGGATCCATTTTTTAGTACCCACCAGGAGCAAATGGATTCGGTTATGATTCAACTTCATTTGTATAAAACAAAGCACCGGTTTTATAAAGTCTTTGGAATAATTCGTTGGGTAGTTTGGAGTCGATGGGACTTGCATATTCAGGTAAAAAACCCTTCACCAAATACATTTCAATGTCAGCTTTGTTTTTAATTGAAACAAATCCTCTTGGTTCACATTCGAAGATTTTTTGAACTTCTTCATACACGGAACGCGAAATATTCACTTCGGCAACAACACCACTACTCTCAAGCCTACTTGCGGTATTCACTGTATCACCCCAAACATCATAGGCAAATTTATCACTTCCCACAACACCCGCAACAAGTGGTCCGATATGAATTCCCAATCGGATTTCCCAAAATGCTCTACCATGTAATTGATGGATTTCTTTTTGTTCAGCCATATATGACTGGAATCCCAAGCCACATAACA
Encoded proteins:
- a CDS encoding RluA family pseudouridine synthase — translated: MNSPPNLIPLGNQYTTRILFECEDFLLAEKPEGIPVHETKDPNRLDFTRLLANHLQIPELRTVNRLDLGTSGIVLLGKNKDKNLELDQLLKNAEKTYIFLCDGIPNWKEYRMECFIKDGNKQVSIVRSGGKKAITEFTILESDEKKNISFGLAKILTGRRHQIRVMLSSLGFPVLGDTLYGKKEKGEKRMYLHSFRFSFTDLQGQNHMVETGVPSDWMGRMPSISKSQIPMTSQIRYES
- a CDS encoding DUF2797 domain-containing protein, translating into MPSFQGYVRKMSHKGTKPVSYFWEYANYTEDKKTKTIEGKELTSDVPIESFLGKKISLTTNDEIRCMHCGKKTKKSFNQGYCFVCFSKLAENDLCIMRPETCHHHKGTCRDPEWGSTHCFKKHIVYFANSSGMKVGITKENPVTNRWVDQGAKFGIPILEVSSRRDAGILEHFLSQFLPDKTSWQKMVAGDPGIIDLKKEAVKFLNHLEKNEFFSPIETKQKLIWKPILTEEMMEIEYPILSYPSKIKSLKLTKETPVEGTLVGIKGQYLLFDTGVINIRSLGGLWIEFSA
- a CDS encoding LIC_11883 family protein, with protein sequence MKFKFTFLLSITVLLGVTYASETKIKQIPKQKTAKVLKSVAYATIRSTVMATHTKFDEKEATHQTCSNDFPNMPGDFPCNFLDVTGSTDQVHTESEVSDAEFATGRDPEDLNPSGKIHIKVSKEKSRNLNGTVIYLGEGENQLSLFYSPKGQISHYLYQKMIVIFVWKKIEESPSLAQLYFVKVNDEFFPEEVKEFTF
- a CDS encoding exo-beta-N-acetylmuramidase NamZ family protein, whose translation is MTNYFFRFSLSFLVLACHGNTVPQFRVHPADSKVRLSQDIFYEKILPTMAGKKLMLATNPSGIGTNPKKIISSLEKHKITLEHLIGLEHGFLGLEEEFSQTPVTMDSTFNRPLYHIYRIKDSELRDLVKEVDFVLFDVQDVGMRCYTYLSVLKRLMDALKNTKTKLIVLDHIHVAMHLPPMGEKMSPKHLNFAGEFPSLLITGMTTGEAALFYNKEYLKESVDLDVIPVEGYKRGMYFEDTGIPWTTPSPNLPMVDSARNYLSLVLLEGVNVSVGRGTQAPFVYFGAPWMTNPEELASKLSAIGNKSYYFSTVYFKPTFGPHKGKICSGLRMNLVRPDYDPMLLAYELIRLMKETYPNDFKWSKGSTNHWVDQLWGNDHFRSAINDGKTYIEFHNTYLSDEEKERKKIEPYLIY
- a CDS encoding lipoprotein LipL46: MLHRLRIAPYTGILVLTILACAGSNSAQKNPSLPDNVVTAMGEAPIYQGDLALARNKALKDAKLNAIRKLVGEQITEKSGVSDGQSLGSKLYGKTDSFVKKYDIISEEQWKLDTQDMIRLNVRCEVEATKLSTAVDALLDDVGNPRIAVLVQTVVNGKSFPIGSATNIAEAELIEKLRTKGNKVVDSSQLTALLKKNPSLAKLDLTSVEEGSPLLTLAQDSGAEVLIVAKVTTTDQKPVVLPGGKKTDFLSSAATGPYRIIQLWGDGKIFGSGSLEGRGADITQEVSREQAVKDWANLVSVKVGKQIKDEWFKLTEQNTVILKFKGLALEDAINFKNDLMEYTSVKQINDRKTEMNGSEWELTYPGKESMFAEELMYKKDSSFRFLSSKTLNINSSKRGVVEIEFKNK
- a CDS encoding rhodanese-like domain-containing protein; translation: MNRTIIVSLLLITVSLVAKPVEKQKKQPKGKPIPNRLIDYGEFKKIVNRSESERENHRLTEDQFLKMMSEDGVVVLDARSENRFRLLHIKGAVNLPFTEFTKDSLATVIPEPKSKILIYCNNNFEGNEQAFAAKSPAASLNLSTYNSLKAYGYSNIFELGPLLDVNQTKLPLVSEPKENQAPAE
- a CDS encoding peptidylprolyl isomerase, producing MSTLRAVIKTNKGEIRIDLTPDKTPNTVANFVNLAQRKFYDGLKFHRVIADFMIQGGCPQGTGTGGPGYKFRDEFDSSLKHNKPGILSMANAGPGTNGSQFFITHVPTPWLDGKHSVFGSVVDASDQEVVNSIQQGDKIESITIEGDASSVLEVAKPYLDEWNQILDSKK
- a CDS encoding monovalent cation:proton antiporter-2 (CPA2) family protein, giving the protein MGEVNFFIQAIIYLTSAIIMVPIANRLGLGSVLGYLVAGIVIGPFVFGFVGTEGKDLLHFAEFGVVMMLFAIGLELELNLLWRLKFWLLGLGGLQLVLTTVFVFLFSIGFQFSWKSSIALGFILSLSSTAIVLQTLKEKGLMKSISGQASFSILLFQDMAVIPILAIFPMLSEGDVITNDHGHSLVDHLPGYQKTLVVLFVVIGIILIGRYILSPIFRLIAKSGSREIFTGASLLLVIAISVLMTSVGVSAALGTFLAGVVLASSEFRHELESNIEPFKGLLLGLFFLSVGASMELPVVFQHPMKIVGIVVGIIFLKALVLLLLGFLFKLPLDQNLYMALALSQVGEFSFVLFGYSEGLGIFDKDTIVILVACVALSMAFTPILLLLYEKTIFEALQSKAPKKQTNQTLEKEENPVIICGFGRFGNMVGRFLRSNGIGITILDYDADRVEMLGRFGFKVFFGDATRIELLESAGLEHAKVLIAALDHPEKQHELIRNVKHHYPNLQIVARAGDREEAYDLKEMGLSFIYRETRETAVKLGGDVLKLLGTRSYAAERAKNLFLAHDDETFHELFDLRKDRVQYISLAKQRNSELERLMFVDLGKEDELDLDSWSEMERM